A segment of the Chitinispirillales bacterium genome:
ACTCCGGAACACCTTGCCGAAGCGTTGAAACAACAAAAAGTCACCGGGAAAAAAATCGGAGAAACGCTTATCGCGATGGGGATTCTCACCGAATCCAAACTTATTGATATTTTGGGCGCGCAGCTTGACGTTCAGCATGTAATACTTGACGGAGTAAAAATAAATCCGCAACTTACGGCGTTGATAACGGAAGAAATGTGTAAAAGGTATAAAATCATTCCAATATATGAACAAAACGATATGATTACCATTGCAATGACGGACCCGACCGATTTAAGAACTATCGACCACATAAAATTCGTTACCGGAAAAAATATAGACGTAGTTATGACTTCCGAGAAACAAATCTTATCTGCAATTACAAGAGTTTATGAAGACAAACAAAAACAACTTCACGATATTCTGCAAAGAGTGGAAGGCGAAAACGCTACTCTTGAAATCATCAGCGACGAAGAAGAAAAAGAACTTTTATCGGACGAAGAAGGCGCACAAGTTGTAAATATTGTGAATATGATAATTCACGAAGCTATAGAAAAAGACGCTTCCGATATACATTTGGAACCGACAAGCAACGGTTATCGCGTTCGCTATCGTATAGACGGCGATTTGCAGACGATTCAAGAGTTGCCGGCGACTATTCGCCCGCAGGTTATTTCCCGTCTTAAAATTCAAGGCGGGATGGATATTGCCGAAAAAAGAAAACCTCAAGACGGGCGGATAAGAATTAAACACCAGGCGCGAATGGTGGATTTGCGCGTATCGTCTTTCCCGTCGTTAACACGTCAAGTGCAATCGGAAAAGATAGTTTTACGTATTATCGACGCAGAAGGGAAGCAGTTTACGCTTCCGCAATTAGGTTTCGGTCAGGCGATGTACGATAAATTTGAAGAATTGATACAGATCCCCGACGGCATTATTTTAGTAACCGGACCGACGGGAAGCGGTAAATCTTCGACGCTTTACGCCGCTCTTGAATTTATCAACCGTCATTACGAGTATAAAAAAAATATCATTACGATGGAAGATCCTGTCGAAAGCAATGTTGAGGGTATTACGCAAGGACAGATAAACGTTAAAGCCGGATTTACTTTCGCTTCGGGTATGCGTTCTATTTTACGTCAAGACCCTGATATAATAATGGTGGGAGAAATGCGAGACGTCGAAACGGGCGAAATGGCTGTTCAGGCGGCGCTTACGGGGCACGTCGTGTTTTCGACTTTGCACACCAACGACTCCGCCTCCGCGTTCACCCGTTTGCTTGATATGGGCGTACAATCATATTTAGTAAGTTCTACGGTTCGCGGAGTATTGGCGCAACGGCTCGTGAGAAGAGTTTGTTCCGCATGCAAAGAGGAATTTGAACCGGAACCGGAAGTTTTGTATAAAGTCGGCTTGAAAGCAGGCGTAAAATTATATCGCGGAAAAGGATGCCGCCGTTGTAATAATACCGGCTATAAAGGTCGAATGGGTATTTTTGAACTCCTTATCCCCGACCGCCAAGTTCAAAAAATGATTATAGGAAAGGCGGAATCCGATGAAATTAAGGATTATATGGTAAAGAGAGGCGACTTTAGTACGCTTCGCCGCGACGGGTTGATAAAAGTTCTCAAAGGTGAAACTACGCTGGAACAAGTTTTGGGAGCGACGCAGGAAAACACATAAAATCTGTAAGCGGCGACACAATTTCTACCCAAAACGCTTTTTCAAAAATTCCAAATCAAGTTCCGGATATAAAACGAATTTAGCCAAGAGCGATTTCACTTTTTCTTTCGCTTCAACTTTAATTTTTTCATCGATTATGTAAGAAATTTTACTCGGCTTGCCCGCATTTTCGCCTTTTTCTACGACTCCCGCTTTGGTATTTCTGAGAATAAGCGAAAAGATTTTCGCAATTTCTTTCATTTCATATTCCCCCATTCCAAGCGTTGAAACCGCCGCCGTACCGACACGAAGCCCGCTCGTTATCATAGCGTTTTCCTTGTCGAAAGGAATCGAATTTTTGTTTAGCGTAACCCCGCATTCAAACAATGCGCCTGCCGCCTGTCGCCCCGAAAGCCCAAAAGATTTCACCGCGTCAATCAAAAATAAATGATTATCCGTTCCGCCGGAAACTACCTCCATTCCTTCGTCTTTGCACGCCTGCGCCAGCGATTTTGAGTTTGAGACGATTTTTTTTGCATACTCGCGAAACTCCGGTTTTAACGCTTCTGTGAAAGCGATAGCCTTCGCCGCCATAACGTGAGCGAGCGGTCCGCCCAAAACAAGCGGGCAACCCTTGTCCATAAACTCTGCAAATTCTTTTTTGCACAAAACTATTCCGCCGCGCGGACCTCGAAGCGTTTTGTGAGTCGTCGTAGTCACTACGTCCGCCCATTTTACAGGGTCAAATTCTCCTTCAAAAACTTTTCCGGCGACAAGTCCGGCAAAATGCGCCATATCCACCATCAAAACCGCGCCGGATTTGTCGGCTATTTCACGAAATTTTTTGAAATTTATTTTACGAGGATAAGCCGAATATCCCGCAAGTAAAATCAACGGCTTAATTTCCATAGCCTTTTTTTCAATTTCGTCATAATCCAAAAGTCCGTCTTTTTCGCTCACGCCGTAAGAATACGCGTCAAACATTCGTCCCGAAATATTGAGCCTGTAGCCGTGAGTAAGGTGTCCGCCCGCAGACAAATCCAAGCCGAGAAGTTTTTGATTTCCAAGAATAACACGAATTTTTTCCCAATCGTCGTGAGACATTGCGAGCGGATTTTTTACGGGGAGTTTTTCCGCCTCGACAACCGCGATTTTCGCTTGCAGAATTCCCCAAAACGCTACCATATTCGCATCGGCGCCGCTATGCGGCTGAACAAACGCGTGCTGCGCTCCAAACAGTTCTTTCGCCTTTTCTACGGCGATGCTTTCGATTGTATCTACGTTATCGCAACCTTCGTAAAAGCGTGAAAACGGAAAA
Coding sequences within it:
- the tadA gene encoding Flp pilus assembly complex ATPase component TadA — encoded protein: MQRRGKKLGEILLSMGLITEEQLENAFRTQAITGQTLAAILVSSGAISTEDLSSVLGEQVQVDSKKRIGDILIEQGVITPEHLAEALKQQKVTGKKIGETLIAMGILTESKLIDILGAQLDVQHVILDGVKINPQLTALITEEMCKRYKIIPIYEQNDMITIAMTDPTDLRTIDHIKFVTGKNIDVVMTSEKQILSAITRVYEDKQKQLHDILQRVEGENATLEIISDEEEKELLSDEEGAQVVNIVNMIIHEAIEKDASDIHLEPTSNGYRVRYRIDGDLQTIQELPATIRPQVISRLKIQGGMDIAEKRKPQDGRIRIKHQARMVDLRVSSFPSLTRQVQSEKIVLRIIDAEGKQFTLPQLGFGQAMYDKFEELIQIPDGIILVTGPTGSGKSSTLYAALEFINRHYEYKKNIITMEDPVESNVEGITQGQINVKAGFTFASGMRSILRQDPDIIMVGEMRDVETGEMAVQAALTGHVVFSTLHTNDSASAFTRLLDMGVQSYLVSSTVRGVLAQRLVRRVCSACKEEFEPEPEVLYKVGLKAGVKLYRGKGCRRCNNTGYKGRMGIFELLIPDRQVQKMIIGKAESDEIKDYMVKRGDFSTLRRDGLIKVLKGETTLEQVLGATQENT
- a CDS encoding glycine hydroxymethyltransferase, with translation MSALQEYILSKKNQELDAGAVAYVANLEKTAQVNPDIAKAIIGELEFQRTRLKLIASENYCSLSSQLTMGNLLTDKYAEGFPFSRFYEGCDNVDTIESIAVEKAKELFGAQHAFVQPHSGADANMVAFWGILQAKIAVVEAEKLPVKNPLAMSHDDWEKIRVILGNQKLLGLDLSAGGHLTHGYRLNISGRMFDAYSYGVSEKDGLLDYDEIEKKAMEIKPLILLAGYSAYPRKINFKKFREIADKSGAVLMVDMAHFAGLVAGKVFEGEFDPVKWADVVTTTTHKTLRGPRGGIVLCKKEFAEFMDKGCPLVLGGPLAHVMAAKAIAFTEALKPEFREYAKKIVSNSKSLAQACKDEGMEVVSGGTDNHLFLIDAVKSFGLSGRQAAGALFECGVTLNKNSIPFDKENAMITSGLRVGTAAVSTLGMGEYEMKEIAKIFSLILRNTKAGVVEKGENAGKPSKISYIIDEKIKVEAKEKVKSLLAKFVLYPELDLEFLKKRFG